In Candidatus Contubernalis alkalaceticus, the following proteins share a genomic window:
- the fabK gene encoding enoyl-[acyl-carrier-protein] reductase FabK produces the protein MQKNRLCRLLNIEFPILQGGMAWVATGELAAAVSQSGGLGIIGAGHASADLIEKEINKVQNLTDKPFGVNIMLLSAYAEDIIQLVLDKDVPIVTTGAGNPGKYMEAFKEKGVKVIPVVASVALAKRLEKQGVDAIIAEGMESGGHIGDIATMVLIPQVVQAVKVPVIAAGGIADGRGMAAALALGAEAVQIGTRFICARECTAHQNYKEMVAKSKDRDTVVTGRSTGHPVRILKNKLFRLIEKLETENAPKEEIEKMGVGRLRAAAKEGDIVMGSVMAGQSAALVEKIEPAGDIVRQVMAQACEIMKNLNQVSKSCLGEKK, from the coding sequence ATGCAAAAAAACAGACTTTGCAGGTTGTTAAATATAGAGTTTCCTATACTTCAGGGGGGTATGGCCTGGGTGGCTACAGGGGAACTGGCTGCCGCTGTTTCTCAAAGCGGGGGGCTGGGTATCATAGGAGCCGGGCATGCTTCAGCCGATTTGATTGAAAAAGAAATAAACAAGGTTCAAAACCTTACGGACAAACCTTTTGGAGTAAACATTATGCTCCTTTCGGCTTATGCAGAAGATATTATTCAACTGGTACTGGATAAAGATGTGCCTATCGTTACTACCGGTGCTGGAAATCCAGGAAAATATATGGAAGCATTTAAGGAAAAGGGAGTCAAGGTCATACCGGTGGTGGCTTCTGTGGCCCTGGCCAAGAGGTTGGAGAAACAGGGGGTAGATGCTATTATTGCCGAGGGCATGGAATCCGGTGGGCATATTGGTGATATTGCTACCATGGTATTGATTCCCCAGGTAGTGCAGGCGGTTAAGGTTCCGGTGATTGCCGCCGGGGGGATTGCAGACGGCAGAGGAATGGCTGCGGCGTTAGCATTGGGAGCTGAAGCAGTGCAGATAGGTACCCGGTTTATTTGTGCCCGGGAATGTACTGCACATCAAAACTACAAAGAAATGGTAGCTAAGTCAAAAGATAGAGATACGGTGGTGACTGGAAGGTCTACCGGTCATCCAGTAAGAATATTAAAGAACAAACTTTTCCGGCTCATTGAAAAATTGGAAACTGAAAACGCTCCCAAAGAAGAAATTGAAAAAATGGGGGTGGGTAGGCTGAGGGCTGCAGCAAAAGAAGGGGATATCGTTATGGGTTCAGTAATGGCCGGGCAGTCTGCTGCTCTGGTGGAAAAAATAGAACCTGCGGGAGATATTGTCAGGCAGGTTATGGCGCAGGCTTGTGAAATTATGAAGAATTTAAACCAGGTAAGTAAATCATGCTTGGGAGAGAAAAAATAA
- the fabG gene encoding 3-oxoacyl-[acyl-carrier-protein] reductase: MIMDKTCIVTGASRGIGREIALTLAGEGMNVVINYVGNRDRAEETAVEVEKFGGRALVVKGDVASFKESEELIKSCVDNFGKIDILINNAGITRDALIMRMKEEDWDKVINTNLKGAFNCSRAAVRHMMKQKSGRIINIASVVGISGNSSQTNYAAAKAGIIGLTKALAKEVASRGILVNAIAPGYIETEMTEVLPEEVREKIRKNIPLGWLGQTKDIAEAVKFLSLKASYITGQVIVVDGGMTM, encoded by the coding sequence ATGATCATGGATAAAACCTGTATAGTGACGGGAGCTTCCCGGGGAATTGGCCGGGAAATAGCCCTTACCCTGGCCGGGGAGGGCATGAATGTGGTTATAAATTACGTGGGAAACAGAGATCGGGCTGAAGAAACTGCCGTTGAAGTAGAAAAATTTGGGGGACGGGCGCTGGTAGTCAAAGGTGATGTTGCCTCTTTCAAGGAATCTGAGGAATTGATTAAGAGCTGTGTTGATAATTTTGGTAAAATAGATATACTTATTAATAATGCCGGGATTACCCGGGATGCATTAATTATGCGAATGAAAGAAGAGGATTGGGATAAAGTAATTAATACCAATCTGAAAGGTGCTTTCAACTGTTCCCGGGCAGCGGTGCGTCATATGATGAAACAAAAGAGCGGAAGGATAATTAACATTGCTTCAGTGGTGGGTATTTCCGGCAATTCCAGTCAGACCAATTATGCAGCGGCCAAGGCCGGAATTATTGGTCTTACGAAGGCTCTGGCTAAAGAAGTGGCATCCAGGGGCATTCTGGTTAATGCCATTGCCCCTGGTTATATAGAAACTGAAATGACAGAAGTCCTCCCTGAGGAAGTCAGGGAAAAGATTCGTAAAAATATTCCCCTGGGGTGGCTGGGACAGACTAAAGATATCGCGGAAGCGGTTAAATTTCTTTCCTTGAAGGCTAGTTATATTACAGGTCAGGTAATAGTAGTTGACGGCGGCATGACTATGTAA
- the acpP gene encoding acyl carrier protein — MDVFEKVKGMIVEQLGVDEEEVKKETAFKDLNADSLDIVELVMAMEEEFDLEISDEQVEKIKTVGDVTEYLEANL, encoded by the coding sequence ATGGACGTGTTTGAAAAAGTAAAGGGAATGATTGTAGAACAGCTGGGAGTTGACGAAGAAGAGGTTAAAAAGGAGACTGCTTTTAAGGATCTCAATGCAGACTCCCTGGACATTGTGGAGCTGGTTATGGCCATGGAAGAGGAGTTTGACCTGGAAATTTCCGATGAACAAGTGGAAAAGATTAAAACTGTGGGCGATGTGACCGAATATCTTGAGGCAAATCTTTAA
- the fabD gene encoding ACP S-malonyltransferase has protein sequence MEKKTVFLFPGQGSQYPGMGMELYEKFEEARKVFNLAGKILGFDIASLVFEGSKEELNKTEVTQPAVLVTSIAVLEVLKAHKVLPKGSAGLSLGEYSALTAAGVISLEDAVTLVQKRAKFMQEAVPEGRGAMAAILGLPEEKVREVCREGQAFGLVSPANYNCPGQVVIAGERIAVEKTVELAKGVGAKRAVILPMSVPSHCALLKPAGERLDEELKKAVLRDFDFPVVSNVRADKYQDPGEVRELLTRQLSQPVLWQKSMEYLFKQGYNYFIEVGPGSILTNFMKKINRNVNCMPVEDLSTLEKLITSWEGNDHG, from the coding sequence ATGGAAAAGAAGACAGTTTTTCTTTTTCCCGGTCAGGGTTCTCAGTATCCGGGGATGGGCATGGAACTTTACGAGAAATTTGAGGAGGCCAGAAAAGTTTTTAATTTGGCCGGAAAAATATTAGGATTTGATATTGCATCTTTAGTATTTGAGGGTTCTAAAGAGGAACTGAATAAAACAGAGGTGACTCAACCGGCAGTGTTGGTAACCAGTATAGCTGTGCTTGAGGTATTAAAGGCCCACAAAGTACTGCCTAAAGGTTCGGCGGGACTGAGCCTGGGGGAATACTCTGCTCTGACGGCAGCGGGGGTTATTTCTTTGGAGGATGCCGTTACGCTGGTGCAGAAGAGGGCAAAATTTATGCAGGAGGCGGTACCTGAGGGAAGAGGTGCAATGGCTGCCATTTTGGGACTGCCAGAGGAGAAAGTCCGGGAAGTCTGCCGGGAGGGGCAGGCCTTTGGTTTGGTCAGTCCAGCTAATTATAATTGTCCCGGCCAAGTGGTAATTGCCGGGGAAAGGATAGCGGTGGAAAAGACGGTGGAACTGGCTAAAGGTGTTGGAGCTAAAAGAGCAGTGATTCTGCCTATGAGTGTTCCATCGCACTGTGCCCTGCTAAAGCCGGCGGGAGAAAGGCTGGATGAAGAATTAAAGAAGGCAGTTCTTAGGGATTTTGACTTTCCGGTGGTATCTAATGTCAGAGCAGATAAATATCAAGATCCGGGGGAGGTCAGGGAGCTTTTAACCCGGCAGTTAAGTCAGCCGGTCCTGTGGCAGAAGTCAATGGAATATCTGTTTAAGCAGGGTTATAATTATTTTATTGAAGTAGGACCCGGGAGCATCTTGACAAATTTTATGAAAAAAATTAATAGAAATGTTAACTGTATGCCGGTGGAAGACCTTTCTACCTTGGAAAAATTGATTACCTCATGGGAGGGAAATGATCATGGATAA